In Zingiber officinale cultivar Zhangliang chromosome 11B, Zo_v1.1, whole genome shotgun sequence, a single window of DNA contains:
- the LOC122034801 gene encoding protein KAKU4-like has product MSSLFGHRRRPEETPPPPPSPHAAPPGNAGGGWLANIVYGAGKLVSSVFGSDSASSSSYCCSLEEETDGNSNEDENVSLDLRQSEQLNEKLKTSYLVNDSMEGSIVILKEVGSKAAIEQLLLQETFTRDECNKLIKTIESRVVDDHSAEVDPHHLPKDMSDMVVSKDIAYPQSYQLSHPAGDLPKSTYSVLKSLSPTSCTCQADDMFPDSAIRKVNRWLESKRSSSSSKTAFDHGPSTLHTDMLQSDLEGLCPVDVAKSYMRSLPACQLENIDTSMYKTAPSRGMSLCNDRTNSISYHPSPSSKKRSYHTSTTGKNVDHRRVRAKSTYNLLSGPCSTLPEALALHTTDENATVAVRQSNERTNEHVKILPVNNNSDMDMASETILTHTSKPSLEPTDPRVGGGSFCFDPINDMPDDKQGIRETLMATQHLSIMGSSEVEKDGNSKQYVLYSERPATAVEVIKSEKGPVLALPRFPFARLKKRPSSKTAIKEEPQTSSDTATAAAATNSFHPPIGSPDRQSHRRLKLKVAARLKRGRTLEN; this is encoded by the exons ATGTCCTCCCTCTTCGGCCATCGTCGCCGGCCGGAGGAAACGCCGCCTCCTCCCCCGTCTCCGCACGCCGCACCCCCTGGAAATGCTGGCGGTGGATGGCTCGCTAATATCGTCTATGGAGCGGGGAAACTCGTCTCTTCTGTCTTCGGCTCCGATTCCGCCTCATCCTCCTCTTATTGCTGCTCCTTGGAAGAGGAGACCGATGGGAATTCGA ATGAAGATGAAAATGTTTCTCTGGATCTACGACAAAGTGAACAACTAAATGAA aaactaaaaacatcatatttAGTCAATGACTCGATGGAGGGTTCCATTGTTATTCTCAAAGAAGTTGGGAGCAAAGCTGCGATAGAGCAACTGCTACTGCAGGAAACGTTTACTAG GGATGAGTGCAACAAATTAATAAAGACAATCGAATCACGAGTTGTGGATGATCATTCTGCAGAAGTTGATCCACATCATTTACCAAAAGACATGTCTGACATGGTTGTTAGCAAGGATATTGCTTACCCACAATCTTATCAGCTATCGCATCCTGCTGGAGATCTGCCAAAGAGTACATATTCTGTTCTGAAATCCCTTTCTCCTACATCTTGCACTTGCCAGGCAGATGACATGTTCCCAGATTCAGCCATAAGGAAAGTTAACAGATGGCTTGAGTCAAAAAGGTCTTCATCGAGCTCAAAAACTGCTTTTGATCATGGACCTTCTACTCTGCACACAGATATGCTTCAATCT GATCTTGAAGGTTTATGCCCGGTGGATGTTGCCAAATCATATATGAGATCCTTGCCAGCTTGTCAGCTTGAAAATATAGATACAAGTATGTACAAAACCGCACCATCAAGAGGAATGAGTTTGTGCAATGATAGAACTAATTCAATATCTTATCATCCTTCGCCATCATCGAAG AAAAGGAGCTACCATACATCTACAACAGGCAAAAATGTTGATCACCGAAGAGTACGAGCAAAATCTACATACAACTTATTATCAG GTCCATGCTCAACTTTGCCTGAGGCATTGGCGTTGCACACTACAGATGAAAATGCAACTGTTGCCGTTAGGCAATCTAATGAAAGGACAAATGAGCATGTAAAGATACTTCCAGTTAACAATAACTCAGATATGGACATGGCTAGTGAGACAATATTAACTCACACCTCAAAGCCATCTCTAGAGCCTACTGATCCCAGAGTTGGAGGTGGCTCATTTTGTTTTGATCCTATCAACGACATGCCAGATGACAAACAG GGCATTCGAGAAACTTTGATGGCTACACAGCATCTAAGCATCATGGGTAGCTCAGAAGTTGAGAAAGATG GAAATAGTAAGCAATATGTTCTTTATTCTGAACGACCAGCTACTGCAGTTGAAGTCATCAAATCTGAAAAAGG TCCAGTGCTGGCATTGCCTAGATTTCCATTCGCAAGATTGAAGAAACGTCCCAGTTCAAAAACTGCCATTAAAGAGGAACCCCAGACTTCATCTGATACTGCTACAGCTGCCGCTGCCACCAACTCTTTTCATCCGCCAATTGGCTCCCCAGATAGACAATCTCATCGAAGGTTGAAGTTAAAAGTAGCTGCGAGATTAAAaagaggaagaacattggaaaattgA